The DNA sequence AGAGGTGGTTCGTACTGGTCTGGTTTGCTGACAAAGATGACTGAATCAGTGTCGAAGTACAAGACCCGTTCACCAATGGCCTCAAGGAGATCCAACAACTTCAGACGAGCATAGGCAGTGGTAAATGCAGCAATGACAACATTGGTGTTGACAGCCCCCTCGACAAATTCTTTCCGAAGTGTATGTTGAACAGCAACCATGTCGTCATTGACGAAAGACAAGTTGTTGACAATGTGTTGTTCACTTGTAAGCAGGCGGAAGAGTTCTGCAGGTTCTTTGATGTACTGCAGCTGTGGAAAGTTGTTGCGTTGTGCAAACTTGCCCCACATAGAATTCAGCATTAGTTTTGCCAATGCTCGTTGGCCTGGATTTCGGTGAATCTTCGTCTTGTCAAGAAGGATTCCCTCTCTGTCACAGTACTCACGGGTGTACCGATCTTGGTCATCTTCTGTCTGACACCATGAAGGCCTACCACTATTCTCTTGTTTCAACTTTAAGAAAGTGTTGATGTAATCGGTAAAGAGCCCACCTGTGTGCGATTCTCTGTTGTACACTTCTCTTTCTCTGTAGTGCCATACCTCAAAGACTTTGACGATCTTGTACCCCTTCTCGACAGCTTTGGCTAATTCAGGTGTTGTCCAAGTTCCCACGAAGGACCGTTCTTCGTCATTATGCTCACATGGTGACTGTTGTTTGGTGTCTGCACAACTTCTGCAAAGGGGAAACATCAACTTCTTTTCCACTCGGAGGGGGAGAATAGGAAAGTAGAGTTTTCGAGGAGGCAGAACTCGACATTTCGCCAGACCAAAGTATAAGTGAACAGGGAGTACAATGTTCTTGGTGCGTACTACTGGATGTTTGATAGGGTACTTACAGTACTTGTTGACGTAGGGGTAGAGGCTTGTGAAATCCACGTAgtgaatttcttcatcatcaacACATTCGTGGTATAGTGTAGTGGCATTGGTTCTGCCGCCAAAGAATGCATCTCGTGGATGAAGGGGCTCCTGTAGGTCAAGTGACTTGACGAATTCTTGCAGTTCTtggttttcatgaatttctttcTTGAAGTCACACTCCACTTTTCGATCACTCTAAAGCCATGGCAAGGTAGAAATCGCATCTTATCTTGGGTACTTTGGTAAAGGTCTGCCATTGTCTTCTCTACTTTAGTGTTGACAATGTCATGGTCTTCATAGCATCGAGGACAGCCATGGTAGTAGCAACCGTGCATCTCATATACTGTGTTGTTTTCTTCATCATAACCATCTACCCAATAGTGGTCAATTTTCTTCTCACCTCCATTGTGGACGTGTTGGATGTTGACATCATTCTTGAATGTAATCCATTCTAACCACTGCAATGCAATGACAGATTGATTTCTTCGTTGGATGTAACCATGGTCTGGGATGACCCCGATGGTATCATTCTGAGAAATTCTTGCGTAAAACGACATTGCAGGCTGATGCGATGGTCACACAATCTCTGAACGGATCTACACCATTCTGTTGTTTGAAcatgtcttgaaatttcaaacaacttCTCCTCAGAATGTCTACATCACTTCTGCAGTAGTCTTCAAGCTCTTGTCTCAGGTTGAAAGGGCGGTTTTTCAATCTTTCGTCTTCGTACCACTTTAGGAATTTCTCTCTCGCATGCTGTTTCATGCCATCGGAACCATAGTATCTGGAATCTGGGAGAGGACCGACGTAATCTTGATTCTCTGCTGTATTGAAGAAATGGGGGAAGTAGCCTTTGTGCAGTTCATTCAGCTCAAACATGTCGGGAAGTTGAGCCAAAGCCACAGGTAGGAAATTATAAGAGTCAATGAACTTGATGTTTAAGCCGGGGATGAAGATGCGCATGA is a window from the Ptychodera flava strain L36383 unplaced genomic scaffold, AS_Pfla_20210202 Scaffold_48__1_contigs__length_985763_pilon, whole genome shotgun sequence genome containing:
- the LOC139128292 gene encoding uncharacterized protein gives rise to the protein MESDRKVECDFKKEIHENQELQEFVKSLDLQEPLHPRDAFFGGRTNATTLYHECVDDEEIHYVDFTSLYPYVNKYCKYPIKHPVVRTKNIVLPVHLYFGLAKCRVLPPRKLYFPILPLRVEKKLMFPLCRSCADTKQQSPCEHNDEERSFVGTWTTPELAKAVEKGYKIVKVFEVWHYREREVYNRESHTGGLFTDYINTFLKLKQENSGRPSWCQTEDDQDRYTREYCDREGILLDKTKIHRNPGQRALAKLMLNSMWGKFAQRNNFPQLQYIKEPAELFRLLTSEQHIVNNLSFVNDDMVAVQHTLRKEFVEGAVNTNVVIAAFTTAYARLKLLDLLEAIGERVLYFDTDSVIFVSKPDQYEPPLGDYLGDLTNELDPPSNFITKFVSGGAKNYAFCLAQPDRKGNTTLCKVRGITLNYRNSLDVNFDAITRLVTTCPTSTITVNDPVKIRRVGCNVVSKSKSKKYALVYDKRALIENYKTLPYGY